The following are encoded in a window of Amphibacillus xylanus NBRC 15112 genomic DNA:
- the typA gene encoding translational GTPase TypA produces MSLREDIRNIAIIAHVDHGKTTLVDQLLKDSGTFADHEQTEDRMMDSGDIERERGITILAKNTAIKYKDKRINILDTPGHADFGGEVERILKMVDGVLLVVDAYEGCMPQTRFVLKKALEQKLTPIVILNKVDRPNARPDFVVDQVLDLFIELGADDEQLEFPVLYASALNGTSGESPEEQHNSMDVVFDTIISHIPAPIDNKDEPLQLQITLLDYNEFLGRIGIGRIARGTIKVGQQVTLSKDNGETKQFRVTKLFGFLGLKRIEINEAYAGDIVALSGLEDINVGETICPVGHVEPLPMLHIDEPTLQMTFVVNNSPFAGKEGKHITSRKIKERLMTQLETDVSLRVDPTDSPDAFIVSGRGELHLSILVENMRREGYELQLSKPEVIIKEIDGVKYEPMERVQIDVPEEFTGTIIETLGSRKAEMLDMQNQGNGQVRLEFRIPSRGLIGYSTEFMTQTRGYGIINHTFDEYAPYTPGQVGGRRQGVLVALENGKASTYGIMNLEDRGTIFVEPGTEVYAGMIVGEHNRENDLTVNITKEKHLTNIRSANKDQTATIRKTRSMSLEEAIQYLNDDEYCEVTPKSIRLRKKILNKSEREKAARKK; encoded by the coding sequence ATGTCATTAAGAGAAGATATTCGTAATATTGCTATCATTGCTCACGTTGACCATGGTAAAACGACTTTAGTTGATCAGTTGCTTAAAGATTCAGGAACCTTTGCAGATCATGAACAAACAGAGGATCGCATGATGGATTCCGGTGATATTGAACGTGAACGAGGCATTACAATCTTAGCAAAGAATACAGCAATTAAATATAAAGATAAAAGAATCAATATATTAGATACACCAGGACACGCCGATTTTGGTGGAGAGGTTGAACGGATTCTTAAGATGGTTGACGGTGTTTTACTTGTTGTTGATGCATATGAAGGATGTATGCCACAAACTCGATTTGTATTGAAAAAAGCATTAGAACAAAAATTAACACCCATCGTTATTTTAAATAAAGTTGATCGACCTAATGCGCGACCTGATTTTGTCGTCGATCAAGTTTTAGATTTATTTATTGAACTAGGTGCTGATGATGAGCAGTTAGAATTTCCTGTCTTATATGCATCTGCGTTGAATGGTACATCTGGTGAATCACCTGAAGAACAACATAATTCAATGGATGTTGTGTTTGATACGATTATTAGTCATATCCCAGCACCAATTGATAATAAAGATGAGCCACTACAATTACAGATTACATTACTCGATTACAATGAATTTCTAGGCCGAATTGGGATTGGTCGGATTGCGCGTGGAACGATTAAGGTTGGCCAACAAGTTACCCTATCAAAAGATAACGGTGAAACGAAACAATTCCGTGTCACAAAGTTATTTGGCTTTTTAGGATTGAAGCGGATTGAAATCAATGAGGCATATGCTGGAGACATTGTTGCATTATCAGGACTGGAGGATATTAACGTTGGTGAAACGATTTGTCCAGTTGGTCATGTAGAGCCTTTACCGATGCTGCACATTGATGAACCAACATTGCAAATGACATTTGTCGTTAATAATAGCCCGTTTGCCGGTAAAGAAGGCAAACACATTACGTCAAGAAAAATTAAAGAACGCTTAATGACGCAATTAGAAACAGATGTTAGTTTACGGGTTGACCCGACTGATTCTCCAGATGCATTTATCGTCTCTGGTCGAGGTGAATTACACCTTTCTATTCTTGTAGAGAATATGCGAAGAGAAGGCTATGAACTTCAATTGTCTAAGCCAGAAGTTATCATTAAAGAAATTGATGGCGTAAAATATGAACCGATGGAACGCGTTCAAATTGATGTGCCTGAAGAATTCACAGGTACAATTATTGAAACTTTAGGTTCTCGTAAGGCAGAAATGCTTGATATGCAAAACCAAGGTAATGGACAAGTCCGTTTGGAATTTAGAATTCCTTCAAGAGGACTAATTGGTTACTCAACAGAATTTATGACTCAGACACGCGGATATGGGATTATTAATCATACTTTTGATGAGTACGCACCATATACACCAGGTCAAGTTGGTGGACGTCGTCAAGGTGTTCTTGTTGCTTTGGAAAATGGTAAAGCTTCAACTTATGGTATTATGAACTTGGAAGACCGTGGGACAATTTTCGTTGAACCAGGTACAGAAGTATATGCTGGGATGATTGTTGGTGAGCATAATCGTGAGAATGATTTAACTGTAAATATCACGAAGGAAAAGCACTTAACAAATATCCGTTCAGCTAACAAAGATCAGACAGCTACAATCCGTAAGACGCGTAGTATGTCATTAGAGGAAGCTATTCAGTATTTAAATGATGATGAATATTGTGAGGTTACACCTAAATCGATTCGTTTACGTAAGAAAATTTTAAATAA
- a CDS encoding sensor histidine kinase, translating to MRLQTQLTLAFTTLLVITMTIVSITIHSLLLNVLIRNEKAQLQDKGEILSQFLFSEVMPSNFSHWLSDEELYLFVYDRALDRVVLYSSSLDINVIHDWVNRYDLTRPDQPLWYDGEKQYVVSTISVYPSLLDQELVLITPLDDIQEVQQIFFNRLMIVFLIGILVIIVLTHYLTHRLVTPLTQLKYQLKRIENRQFDDIIRIKATGEIKEVEKSVIDMANELQRYMKTQQQFFQNASHELKTPMMTIQGYAEGIKDGIFEGEDAERGLEIIVAEIKRLKKIISEMILLAKLDSKETVYHEGNIYVSELVQSTMDRTFPIARERGISVKYQVTDDAVLRVDQEKMLQAMLNIVTNAIRHAREQVVIDVVRSNQRLEIMIDDDGKGIDHTIMPHLFDRFIKGKDGETGLGLAISRAIIERSNGTIRVEDSPLGGARFVITF from the coding sequence ATGAGACTACAGACACAGCTGACGCTAGCTTTTACAACTTTACTTGTCATTACAATGACGATCGTATCAATCACTATCCACTCACTACTATTAAATGTACTCATTAGAAATGAAAAGGCACAATTACAGGACAAGGGAGAAATTCTGTCACAATTTTTATTTAGTGAAGTCATGCCGAGTAATTTTTCACATTGGCTCAGTGATGAAGAATTATACTTATTTGTCTATGATCGGGCATTAGATCGTGTCGTGTTGTATTCGAGCTCACTAGATATAAATGTTATACACGACTGGGTGAATCGGTATGATTTAACGAGACCAGATCAACCGCTTTGGTATGACGGTGAAAAGCAATATGTTGTCTCAACGATATCAGTTTACCCGAGTTTATTAGATCAGGAGCTTGTTCTCATCACCCCGTTAGATGATATTCAAGAGGTTCAGCAAATATTTTTTAACCGGTTAATGATTGTCTTCTTAATCGGTATATTGGTCATTATTGTGCTTACTCACTATCTAACACATCGCTTAGTCACACCTCTTACACAGTTAAAATATCAGCTTAAACGAATTGAAAACCGTCAATTTGACGACATTATACGTATTAAAGCAACGGGAGAGATTAAGGAAGTGGAGAAAAGTGTTATTGATATGGCCAATGAATTACAACGCTATATGAAGACACAGCAGCAATTTTTCCAAAATGCTAGCCATGAGTTGAAAACTCCGATGATGACGATCCAAGGTTATGCTGAAGGTATTAAAGATGGTATCTTTGAAGGAGAAGATGCAGAGCGAGGGCTTGAAATCATCGTTGCCGAAATTAAACGATTGAAAAAGATAATCAGTGAAATGATACTATTAGCAAAGTTAGATAGTAAGGAAACTGTTTATCATGAAGGTAATATTTATGTTAGTGAATTAGTGCAATCAACGATGGATCGCACGTTCCCAATCGCAAGAGAACGAGGTATTTCGGTGAAATATCAAGTTACTGATGATGCGGTTTTACGTGTTGATCAGGAAAAAATGCTTCAAGCGATGTTAAACATTGTAACAAACGCTATCCGCCATGCGCGAGAACAAGTGGTTATTGACGTTGTTCGTAGTAATCAACGATTAGAGATAATGATTGATGACGATGGCAAAGGTATTGATCATACAATTATGCCACACTTATTTGATCGTTTTATTAAAGGAAAAGACGGCGAAACAGGTCTTGGTTTAGCTATCTCACGTGCTATTATAGAACGATCAAATGGAACGATCCGAGTAGAGGATTCACCATTAGGTGGCGCGCGGTTTGTAATTACTTTTTAA
- a CDS encoding S1C family serine protease yields MDNFNSNEQHDENQTINNENYSSPQSIVTDLPVNDHLNVRQEKAKPRLEIWKVWFSGIIGGLTVAVIGFLLLYTGVIPIEQIIPVNNTVQTEVRRAPIIQTSGHGDGVPTELLSDVAGAVVGVSNLQSFSLWSDSVDAGTGSGVIYKIEGDRAYIVTNQHVIDGANQIEVILSDGEHVDAQLLGEDELTDLAVLSIDAQYVDTVAEFGNSSELIVGEPAIAIGNPLGTEFAGTVTKGIISGLDRSIEIDINKDGVPDWNIDVIQTDAAINPGNSGGALINSAGQVIGINSMKIASHAIEGIGFAIPIDEALPIIEQLEENGAVIRPFMGISAINFSQVPPQHITKTLKLDPREVTDGIVIAEVHPGSSADHAGLKVYDVVIEIDDQLIENMLDLRQYLYRETKIGDSVTIKFYRDGELQTTELVLKAE; encoded by the coding sequence ATGGACAATTTCAACTCGAATGAACAACATGATGAAAATCAAACGATCAATAATGAGAATTATTCAAGTCCTCAGTCTATCGTAACTGATTTACCTGTAAATGATCATTTAAATGTTCGTCAAGAAAAGGCTAAACCACGGTTAGAAATTTGGAAGGTTTGGTTTAGTGGAATTATTGGTGGATTAACCGTCGCAGTCATTGGCTTTTTACTGCTATATACTGGAGTGATCCCAATAGAACAAATTATCCCAGTAAATAATACTGTACAAACGGAAGTTAGAAGAGCTCCAATTATTCAAACTTCTGGACATGGGGATGGCGTGCCAACAGAGCTCCTTAGTGATGTAGCAGGTGCAGTTGTTGGTGTGTCAAATCTTCAATCATTTAGTCTATGGTCAGATAGTGTAGATGCCGGTACTGGATCAGGTGTGATCTATAAAATTGAAGGCGATCGTGCATATATTGTAACTAATCAACATGTAATTGACGGCGCCAATCAAATCGAAGTCATCTTATCAGATGGCGAACACGTTGACGCACAATTATTAGGAGAAGACGAATTAACTGACTTAGCAGTATTATCAATCGATGCTCAGTATGTTGATACAGTTGCTGAATTTGGTAACTCTTCAGAACTAATTGTAGGTGAGCCTGCAATAGCAATCGGAAATCCGCTAGGGACAGAATTTGCTGGAACTGTTACTAAAGGAATCATTAGCGGACTCGATCGCTCGATTGAAATTGATATTAACAAAGATGGTGTTCCAGACTGGAATATCGATGTCATTCAAACTGATGCAGCGATTAACCCAGGTAATAGTGGTGGTGCATTAATTAACTCTGCAGGACAAGTAATTGGTATTAACTCAATGAAAATTGCTTCACACGCAATTGAAGGGATTGGATTTGCGATTCCAATTGATGAAGCACTTCCGATCATTGAACAACTTGAGGAAAATGGTGCTGTGATTCGTCCATTTATGGGCATTAGCGCAATTAACTTCTCTCAAGTACCTCCACAACACATTACGAAAACATTAAAGCTTGATCCAAGAGAAGTGACTGATGGTATCGTGATTGCAGAGGTCCATCCTGGATCATCAGCAGATCATGCCGGTCTCAAAGTTTATGATGTCGTTATTGAGATAGATGATCAACTTATCGAAAATATGCTCGATCTAAGACAATACTTATATCGAGAAACAAAAATTGGT
- a CDS encoding response regulator transcription factor → MSQHIFIVEDDPNIRNIVSAYFKKEQFTLTMVDNAEEAWELSRSGQPDMWILDIMLPGMDGYELCKKIRQESDVPIIIISAKDEEVDKILGLELGSDDYLTKPFSPRELVARVKRLFKRVELYQSHKNEQKNQQFSSGGLIVELTNRRVFWHDEEIEVTAKEFELLKSLIQNQNRAFSREELLTLIWGEDYFGSDRAVDDLVKRLRKKIDGLPIETVWGYGYRFRNDDGDHQ, encoded by the coding sequence TTGTCCCAACACATTTTCATTGTAGAAGATGATCCAAATATAAGAAATATTGTTTCTGCATATTTTAAAAAGGAACAATTCACATTAACTATGGTTGATAATGCGGAAGAAGCATGGGAATTATCTCGAAGTGGGCAACCAGATATGTGGATTCTCGATATTATGTTACCGGGAATGGACGGCTATGAACTATGTAAAAAAATAAGACAAGAAAGTGACGTACCTATAATAATCATTTCTGCAAAAGATGAAGAAGTAGATAAAATCTTAGGATTAGAATTGGGTAGCGATGATTATTTAACTAAACCATTTAGTCCTAGAGAATTAGTTGCTCGGGTCAAACGGTTATTTAAGCGTGTCGAACTTTACCAAAGTCATAAAAATGAACAAAAGAACCAACAATTCAGTTCAGGTGGATTAATTGTTGAATTAACGAATCGACGCGTCTTTTGGCATGATGAAGAAATTGAGGTGACGGCAAAAGAATTCGAGCTCTTAAAAAGCCTGATTCAAAATCAAAATCGTGCTTTCTCTAGAGAAGAATTACTCACACTTATTTGGGGTGAGGATTATTTCGGTAGTGATCGTGCCGTTGATGATTTAGTTAAACGTCTGCGCAAGAAAATTGACGGCTTACCAATTGAAACGGTCTGGGGTTATGGCTATCGTTTTCGAAATGATGATGGGGATCATCAATGA